One genomic segment of Acanthochromis polyacanthus isolate Apoly-LR-REF ecotype Palm Island chromosome 9, KAUST_Apoly_ChrSc, whole genome shotgun sequence includes these proteins:
- the LOC110964243 gene encoding NAD-dependent protein deacylase sirtuin-5, mitochondrial-like produces the protein MLLQNRAVFSLGLRMCSTHVMKGPLTDTARPSSDMSEFRKAFAQAKHIAIITGAGVSAESGVPTFRGKNEKWRKWQSQDLATPEAFSRYPSRVWEFYHYRRELVLNKKPNAAHLAIAECEARLKKQGRSVVVITQCIDDLHQQAGSKHVLKIHGNLMETRCLSCGEVTVNRRSPICAALKGKGAPGPHVADAEIPVDKLPRCDESDCDGLLRPNVVFFGETLDSHILTNVEKEMEMCDLCLVVGTSSIVYPAAMFGPRVASRGVPVAEFNRSTTPKTEYFTYHFQGPCGTTLPAALAQHESEAF, from the exons ATGCTTCTCCAAAATCGAGCTGTCTTCTCACTTGGCCTTCGCATGTGCTCCACCCATGTGATGAAAGGACCGCTGACTGACACAGCAAGACCCAGTTCAG aCATGTCTGAATTCCGCAAGGCCTTTGCTCAAGCCAAGCACATAGCAATCATCACAGGGGCTGGTGTGAGTGCAGAGAGTGGAGTGCCAACTTTCAGGGGCAAAAATGAGAAGTGGAGGAAGTGGCAGTCTCAG GACCTGGCAACTCCAGAGGCCTTTTCTCGCTACCCATCTCGGGTTTGGGAGTTCTACCATTACAGAAGGGAGCTTGTGTTGAACAAGAAACCCAACGCTGCCCATCTGGCTATAGCAGAGTGTGAGGCCCGGCTGAAGAAGCAGGGACGCTCTGTGGTTGTTATCACCCAGTGCATAGACGACCTGCATCAACAGGCTGGGTCCAAGCACGTGCTCAAGATTCATG GCAATCTGATGGAGACACGCTGTCTGAGTTGTGGGGAAGTGACTGTTAACAGGCGAAGCCCCATATGCGCTGCCTTAAAGGGCAAAGG TGCACCTGGCCCACATGTTGCTGATGCCGAAATTCCTGTGGACAAGCTGCCAAG GTGTGATGAAAGCGACTGCGACGGTCTGTTGAGGCCCAATGTGGTGTTTTTCGGGGAGACTCTGGACTCTCACATCCTGACCAACgtggaaaaagaaatggaaatgtGTGATCTCTGCCTGGTG GTGGGCACGTCTTCCATTGTTTACCCAGCAGCCATGTTTGGGCCCCGGGTTGCTTCCAGAGGCGTTCCGGTGGCAGAGTTTAATAGGAGTACAACACCAAAAACAGAATATTTCAC